Proteins co-encoded in one Quercus robur chromosome 8, dhQueRobu3.1, whole genome shotgun sequence genomic window:
- the LOC126694054 gene encoding scarecrow-like protein 18, protein MFIGSFSSSHHDQQAEDKEDPISSSDLQFIPANPSQPPLPNAIHMPQLLIRCAELISRSDFSAAHRLISILSTNSSLYGDSTERLVHQFAKALSLRLNNFSSSSGASTAGLVAINTSASLASTSAVVTRAATSISSNIDINADTEIMSESDDSLQSCYLSLNQITPFIRFSHLTANQAILEAIDEGQQAIHILDFDIMHGLQWPPLMQALAERSYPPPMLRITATGNDPNILHRTGDRLSKFAQTLELRFQFHPLLIVSNDINCIIDPLALDLHPDEALAINCVLYLHKLLKEDSRALRLFLHKIKALNPKVVTIAEQEANHNHPVFLQRLVEALDHYTSVFDSLEATLPPNSRERLAVEQVWFGREIMDIVAAEGVNRRERHQRYEAWEVMLRSSGFSNVSLSPFALSQAKLLLRLHYPSEGYKLQIRNDSLFLGWQNRALFSVSSWH, encoded by the coding sequence GCAATTTATCCCAGCAAACCCATCTCAGCCACCACTTCCAAATGCAATCCACATGCCCCAATTACTCATTCGTTGCGCTGAGCTCATCTCTAGGTCCGACTTCTCCGCTGCTCACCGCCTTATCTCCATTTTGTCCACTAACTCCTCCCTTTATGGTGACTCCACTGAGAGACTAGTCCATCAGTTCGCTAAAGCCCTCTCTCTCCGCctcaataatttttcatcatcaTCTGGTGCTAGTACTGCTGGTCTTGTTGCTATAAACACTAGTGCCTCATTAGCATCAACATCAGCTGTTGTTACTAGAGCAGCTACTAGTATTAGCAGCAACATTGATATTAATGCCGACACAGAGATTATGTCTGAGTCTGATGATTCTCTTCAGTCTTGCTATCTATCCTTAAACCAAATAACCCCATTCATAAGATTCAGCCATCTGACAGCTAACCAAGCCATCTTGGAAGCTATAGACGAAGGCCAACAAGCCATTCACATCTTGGACTTTGACATCATGCACGGCCTTCAATGGCCTCCTCTTATGCAAGCCCTTGCTGAGCGTTCCTATCCTCCTCCAATGCTTCGAATCACCGCCACAGGGAACGATCCCAACATTCTACACAGAACCGGTGACCGACTCTCCAAGTTTGCTCAGACTCTGGAACTCAGATTCCAGTTCCACCCACTCCTCATCGTCAGCAATGATATTAATTGTATTATTGATCCCTTAGCGCTTGATCTCCACCCAGATGAAGCCCTTGCTATCAACTGCGTGCTTTATCTTCACAAGCTACTCAAAGAAGACTCTCGTGCGCTACGACTCTTTCTCCACAAAATCAAGGCCTTGAATCCCAAAGTGGTTACCATTGCAGAACAAGAGGCTAACCACAACCACCCTGTTTTCTTGCAGAGACTTGTGGAGGCTTTGGACCATTACACCTCAGTCTTCGATTCTCTGGAGGCCACTTTGCCTCCTAATAGCAGAGAGAGACTCGCTGTGGAGCAAGTGTGGTTTGGAAGAGAGATCATGGACATTGTGGCAGCTGAGGGAGTCAATAGAAGAGAAAGGCACCAGAGATATGAGGCTTGGGAAGTTATGCTTCGGAGCTCAGGGTTTTCCAATGTTTCCTTGAGCCCTTTTGCACTTTCGCAGGCTAAACTCCTCCTCAGGCTCCATTATCCTTCTGAGGGTTACAAGCTTCAGATTCGCAACGATTCTTTGTTCCTTGGTTGGCAGAATCGAGCCCTTTTTTCTGTATCTTCATGGCactaa